The genomic segment GCCCAACCAGGCCGAACTGGTCCACCTCTGGCTGGCCGTGCTCGCGCTCGGCGCCACGCTGGTGCCGCTCGACCCGCGGCTCACCGAAGCGGAACTGCGCGCGCTGGTCCGGCACGCCGACCCGGTGCTGCTCGTCCGGCCTCCCGGGCGGGCGCTGCGGACGGACCGCCCGGTGCTCCACAGTGGACAGGACTGGGGCGAAGCCACGCCGGTACCGTCCCGGGTGGACACGGCGAGCCCGGCCGTGGTGCTCTACACCTCCGGTTCCACCGGCCGCCCCAAGGGCTGCCTGCTCCCCCACAGCAGTTTCGTGGCGCCCGCCGCGCACATGGCGGACCGGTTGCGCCTCACCGAAGACGACGTCCTGCTCCACGTGCTCCCGTTGCACCACATGGCGGGGTTGTCGTTCCTGACCACCGCGGTGACCGCGGGCGCGAGCGTGGCGCTGGTGCCCAGGTTCAGCGGTACCCGGTTCTGGGCCCAGGCGGAAGCCAGTGGGGCCACGGTCTTCCGCCACCTCGGCGAGATGCTCGCGGTGCTGTGTGCCCGCCCGCGAGCGGACGCCGAGCGGAACCACCGGCTGCGGCTGGCCTACGGCGCGGGCGCGACGCCCGCGGTGGCGGGCGAGTTCACCAGCCGGTTCGGCGTGCCGACGGTCGAGGGCTACGGCATGTCCGAGACGAACACCGTGTTCTGCGGGACACCCGAGGACTCACGGCCGGGCACGCTCGGCGACCCGTTGCCGCACATCCGGTTCCGGCTGGTGGACGCCGGCGGCGAGGTCCGCGGCCGCGGGGTCGGCGAACTGCAGGTCGGGCGCAATCCCGCGTTGTTCGGCGGCTATCTCGGCGCGCCGGAACTCACCGCGGCCGCTTTCGACGACGGCTGGTACCGCACCGGCGACCTGGTCGCCAGGGGCGCCGACGGCGCACTGCGCTTCGTCCGCCGGATCACCGATTCGATCCGGCGGCGTGGCGAGAACATCGACCCCGCCGAGATCGAGCAGGTCGCCGAGTCCTTCCCCGGCGTGCGCCGGGCCGCCGCGGTGGGTGTGCCCGCCGAGGTCGGCGGCGTCGACATCATGCTCTACCTGGAGCCGGTGCCCGGCGAATCGGTGTCCACGGCGGCGGTGCTCACCCTGTGCATCGAGCGGCTGGCCACCTTCAAGCTCCCGCGGTACCTCGAACTCGTGGACCGGCTGCCGCTGACCGCCACGCAGAAGATCGACAAGGTCGCGCTGCGCCGGTCGTCGGCCGCCCGGTTCGGGGCGGTGGCCCGGTGACCGGCCTGGAGCACCGACTCGAAGCGGTACGCGCGCTGGGGCGGACCGTGACCGCACGAGCGGCCGAACTCGAGGAGCTCGCGCTGGCGGCACTGGGGTTCCCGCGCCGGGTCATCCGGGCCGACATCGACCTCGCCGCACGCAGGCTGGCCGTGTTCGGTGACCTGCTGCCCGCGCTGCGGGGCCGCGAAGCACTCGGTTCCGTGGCACTGGCACTGCCGGGCAACGCGATCCTGAGCAACCCGGTCGCCGCCGCCGGTTCGGCGTACCTGGCGGGCAACCAGGTGCGGGTCCGGTTCCCGCGGCGGCGCAAGGAATGGGCCGACGTAGTGGTGGAACTGCTGCGGGACGCGTTCGGCACGGCCATCGAGCCGCACGACGAGACGGGCGCGCAGTTCCTCGGCGACGCCTTCGCCGATCCGGACGTCGGTGCCGTGCTGGTGTTCGGCGCGGACGACTGGATGCTGCCCTACGAGGACGCCGCCCGGCTCAGCGGCACGAAGGTGCTCTTCGAAGGACCGGGCAAGGACCCGTTCCTGGTGCTGCGCGGGGCGAACCTCGCGGCCGCCGCCGGGGCGCTCGCCGCCAGCGGCACCTACAACTCCGGCCGGGCGTGCACCGCACCCGAGCGCGTCTACGTCGACGAGCGCCTGCACGACCGGTTCACCGAAGAACTCGCCGAAGCCGCCGAGGCGTTGCCGACCGGTGAGCCCGGTGACGAGCGGACCTGGATCGGCCCGCTCCTGGCGGCCGACGCGACCCGGGTGCGCCGCCAGGTCGAACTGGCGGTCGCCGGGGGTGCGCGGGTCCTCACCGGCGGCTCCCCCGGTACGCCCACCGTCCTGGTCGACGTGGACCAGGAGATGGAGGTCATGCGGGCCGAGACGTTCGGGCCCGTGCTGCCGGTGCTCGCGGTCGCCGACGCCGCGCAGGCGGTGGCGTTCGCCGAGGACTCGCCGTACGGGCTCGGCGCGACCGTCTACGGCGGCCCGGACTGGGTGCCCGCCCGGCTCGCGCGCAGCCACGGCGCCGTCCACCGCGGGGAGACCTGGCTCGACCACCGCGACCGGCTGCCGCTCGCGCCCTACGGCGGCAGGCGCCGCTCCGGGTGGGTGTGGGAGTGGCGAGGAGACCGCTTCACGCGGTGGGACGGCCCGCGCTCGGCCGTTGCCGAACTGTCCAGCCTGGAAATCTGACAAACAACGAGGGGAATCCGATGCGGGACAACGAAAACCTGCCGTTCGAGCTGTCCGAGTACCAGCGGCGGCTGGCCGTGGTGCGCGAGGGCATGGCCGAGCGCGGGATCGACCTGGCACTGGTCAGCGTGCCGGAGAACATCTACTACCTGACCGGCTACACCACGCTCGGCTACTACATGTACCAGACGCTGCTGGTGCCGATCGACGGTGAGCCGCTGCTGCTGACCTACATCGAAGAGAAGATCAACATCGAGCGGCTGTCCTGGCTGGAGCGCTTCGTCAACTACGGCGTCGGCGAGGACCCGATCGAGGTCACCGCGCGGACCGTGGCGAGCCTCGGCGTCGCGGGCAAGACGCTCTCGATCGAGGAGAGCGGCTACTTCTTCCCGGTCCGCACCTACCGCAGGCTGGTCGCCGAACTGTCCGGGGTCACCTGGGTGGACGGCAGCGGCCTGGTCGAGTCGTGCCGGCTGATCAAGTCGCCCGCCGAGATCGCCTACATCCGCGGCGCGGCGAACGCGGCCATGGCCGGGATGGTCGAGGCGCTGGCGACCGCGCGGATCGGCGCCACCGAGAACCAGGTGGCCGCCGCGGTCTACCGGGCGACGCTGGACCAGGGCAGCGAGTACCCGGGCAGCCCGCCGTACGTGATCAGCGGCGAGCGCTCCGGCCTGCCGCACGGCACCTGGGAAGGCCGCGAACTGCGGGAGAACGACATCGTCTTCCTCGAGTTCTCCGGCTGCGTCAAGCGCTACAGCGCGGCGATGATGCGCACGGCGTTCCTCGGCGACCCGCCCGCCTGCGTGGCCGACCGCGCCACCGCGGTGATCGACGGGCTCCAGCACGCCATCGACGCGATCGCGCCCGGCGCCACGTCGGGTTCGGTGGACGAGGCGTGCCGCAAGGCGATGCTCAGCCACGGCTTCGGCGACCACACCCACGAGACCGGCTACTCCATCGGTGTCTGCTACCCGCCGGGCTGGAACGAGAGCCACATCATGAACCTGCACCCCGGCGACGAGACGGTGCTGCGGCCCAACATGGTGTTCCACCTGGTGCCCTCGCTGATCGTGCCGGAGCTCAACGGGCACGTCGGCTTCAGCGAGACGGTCGCGGTCACCGAGACCGGCTGCGAGGTGCTGACCGACAAGCGGGTTCCGCGCCAGTTGCAGCTGCTGCCCACCGGGGGCCGCTGATGGCCGCCGGCGGACTGGCCGTGCTCGGCGGCCCGCAGCTGATCCCCGGCGGCATCGACGAGTCGGTGTGGCCGGAGGTCGACGAGTCCGACCTGGACGCGGTGACCGGCACGCTGCGCTCGGGCAAGCTCAGCTGGTTCAACAACGTCGAGGTCAAGGCGCTCGAGGAGCAGTGGGCGCGGTACGCGGGCACGAAGCACTGCCTGGCGCTCAACAGCGGGACCGCGGCGCTGCACGCGGCGGTCGCCGCGGTCGGCGTCGGCCCCGGTGACGAGGTCGTCGTGCCCGCGCTGAGCTTCCTCGCCTCGGCCAGTTGCGTGCTGCACCACCAGGGCATCCCGGTCTTCGCCGACATCGACCCGGTCACCTTCACCCTCGACCCGGCCGAGCTGGAACGGGTGGTGACCCCGCGGACCAAGGCGATCATCGTGGTGCACCTGCACGGCCTGCCCGCGGACATGGCGCCGATCCTGGACTTCGCCGGGCGCCACGGGCTGGCGGTGATCGAGGACGCGGCACAGGCGCACGGCGCGACCTACCGCGGCCGCGCGGTCGGTTCGCTCGGCTCGGTGGGCGCGTTCAGCATCATGGCGGGCAAGAACCTGCCCACCGCCGGCGAGGGCGGGCTGCTCACCACCGACGACGCCGAGCTGCGCAACCGCGCGGACGCGGTGAAGATGTTCGGCGAGCAGATCGGGCCGGACAACGAACGCGAGTACAACGCACACACCATCGGGTTCAACTACCGGATGAGCCCGATCCTGGCCGCGATGGCCCGCAGCCAGCTGGCCCGGCTCGACCGCTACACCAAAGAGGTGCAGGCCGGGGCC from the Amycolatopsis magusensis genome contains:
- a CDS encoding class I adenylate-forming enzyme family protein, whose amino-acid sequence is MLNVPELFAATARRSPCRPFLVELTGSGREVITYGQAWRRVSALMTVLTGHGVRPGTRVVVVLPNQAELVHLWLAVLALGATLVPLDPRLTEAELRALVRHADPVLLVRPPGRALRTDRPVLHSGQDWGEATPVPSRVDTASPAVVLYTSGSTGRPKGCLLPHSSFVAPAAHMADRLRLTEDDVLLHVLPLHHMAGLSFLTTAVTAGASVALVPRFSGTRFWAQAEASGATVFRHLGEMLAVLCARPRADAERNHRLRLAYGAGATPAVAGEFTSRFGVPTVEGYGMSETNTVFCGTPEDSRPGTLGDPLPHIRFRLVDAGGEVRGRGVGELQVGRNPALFGGYLGAPELTAAAFDDGWYRTGDLVARGADGALRFVRRITDSIRRRGENIDPAEIEQVAESFPGVRRAAAVGVPAEVGGVDIMLYLEPVPGESVSTAAVLTLCIERLATFKLPRYLELVDRLPLTATQKIDKVALRRSSAARFGAVAR
- a CDS encoding aldehyde dehydrogenase family protein, yielding MTGLEHRLEAVRALGRTVTARAAELEELALAALGFPRRVIRADIDLAARRLAVFGDLLPALRGREALGSVALALPGNAILSNPVAAAGSAYLAGNQVRVRFPRRRKEWADVVVELLRDAFGTAIEPHDETGAQFLGDAFADPDVGAVLVFGADDWMLPYEDAARLSGTKVLFEGPGKDPFLVLRGANLAAAAGALAASGTYNSGRACTAPERVYVDERLHDRFTEELAEAAEALPTGEPGDERTWIGPLLAADATRVRRQVELAVAGGARVLTGGSPGTPTVLVDVDQEMEVMRAETFGPVLPVLAVADAAQAVAFAEDSPYGLGATVYGGPDWVPARLARSHGAVHRGETWLDHRDRLPLAPYGGRRRSGWVWEWRGDRFTRWDGPRSAVAELSSLEI
- a CDS encoding M24 family metallopeptidase, producing MRDNENLPFELSEYQRRLAVVREGMAERGIDLALVSVPENIYYLTGYTTLGYYMYQTLLVPIDGEPLLLTYIEEKINIERLSWLERFVNYGVGEDPIEVTARTVASLGVAGKTLSIEESGYFFPVRTYRRLVAELSGVTWVDGSGLVESCRLIKSPAEIAYIRGAANAAMAGMVEALATARIGATENQVAAAVYRATLDQGSEYPGSPPYVISGERSGLPHGTWEGRELRENDIVFLEFSGCVKRYSAAMMRTAFLGDPPACVADRATAVIDGLQHAIDAIAPGATSGSVDEACRKAMLSHGFGDHTHETGYSIGVCYPPGWNESHIMNLHPGDETVLRPNMVFHLVPSLIVPELNGHVGFSETVAVTETGCEVLTDKRVPRQLQLLPTGGR
- a CDS encoding DegT/DnrJ/EryC1/StrS family aminotransferase produces the protein MAAGGLAVLGGPQLIPGGIDESVWPEVDESDLDAVTGTLRSGKLSWFNNVEVKALEEQWARYAGTKHCLALNSGTAALHAAVAAVGVGPGDEVVVPALSFLASASCVLHHQGIPVFADIDPVTFTLDPAELERVVTPRTKAIIVVHLHGLPADMAPILDFAGRHGLAVIEDAAQAHGATYRGRAVGSLGSVGAFSIMAGKNLPTAGEGGLLTTDDAELRNRADAVKMFGEQIGPDNEREYNAHTIGFNYRMSPILAAMARSQLARLDRYTKEVQAGAERLAARLSELPGVRPPVVPADRTHVYHHFRITLDPEAAGVDLPPGVFRQAVQNAVAAEGAPVSMWQNRPLPGQALFRDLTGYGKGCPWTCGHARPVRYRQEEFPHTLAVIQRTLLAGTRLCMASLRDPASVEAYADAFTKVMTHRDALVTYARGLDYAEPWETASRLW